The Neodiprion pinetum isolate iyNeoPine1 chromosome 5, iyNeoPine1.2, whole genome shotgun sequence genome segment aagtCTTATTAATATTTCGTGGTATAtaattcgaaataaaatatctgCGTGGCAGATGAATTAATCATCATTATTCCAGGAATCTTTATAATTACGGTTCAGTTTCATCAACTATTTCTTTCCACCGGTACGTCTTTTCGTGTATTTCGGGACGGCGATTTGACGCTTCTCGAGATTTGGCGTATCTTCGTCTCACAACTGCGATTGACGGTTCAATGTCCTCTGTTCGAAAATATTAGCAAGTCAGAATACGGTCAGAAAGTTCTGTACTCAGTTCTCCAAATTCTTCTCAAATTCTCTACTGAGCTAATACCATCATTAAAATTCACTTGCCATTAATGTGGCTCAACCCCGTCTGCTGTTCCCTGTCCAACAGACGAAATATGCAATAATAAAGAGGTATCATAACTGCTTCTTCAATGGCAATTTATATTCTGTATTTACCAACTATCGTGACTGTAGGATCTGTTGTTAGGGTAACAAGATGAGGATCGACCCGGAGGTGATGAGGATCTCTGCGAATGATGTAATTTGGAGGAATGCATTCGCTCTGCAGCTATCGGGAATTTTATTAGTACACCAATTCGAgtctttaaaaaatatctttaatcggaaaatttcatattttaaatGCTGAAAGATTCAAAAATGCATCTTGTACATAGACAACTAGTATATTTATCAGGATAAAACCTGTCTACACACAGGGGGATTCATTCTATCGTAACTTAGAATTTTCCTTACCTCGAGGCATCAGTTCTTCAGGGTGTAGTTCCTCGTTTATCGGTGGCTCTTCATCAAAATCTGGACTTCCCCCTATTTATAAATGAACTATCAAGATTATACAAATCTGAGATAAACAAAATGTACAGCGGAGTGGCATTATAATCTCGCTGTTGGGATTGTGACACGACCGGAATAGCAATTCATACTCCTTGCCATTGCGAAGCTAGTGCAGCCCCTAGTAGTAGTTATATGGGAgagtagagagagagaaagaaacatTTCTAAACGGATGGTTTGAAAATCACGAGACGGGGGCATTTGGCCCCTCTTAACCAAGGATACCCTTTAAATATAGTTTCTTGCGTAACTCGTTTCATTCATGGCCGACAAAGGTATAGTCAATATATTAGAAAACACAAATTTGAACCAACCGTTCATCGTCGTGTTTGAAGAAAATGACCTCATCCGTGCTCTCGAATCACtgttgaggtaaaaaaaaattatagaagcTATGATTGGCGGTCACTAAACAATATTGCtggttcaaaaattttacttacGACCCTGTGAAGGACATTTCTGTAGGATCAGAGAAAGTAACGTGTTCCATGTCCTCAAGCCATTTGAAATTGCCAGATTTTTCTGGATCCAAGTATCTGCTTGTCGTTGTGATATTTTGTATCGATGTATCAACGTCCAACGTACCATCGGTGTCATCGTTGATGGAcccttaaaaaaaatctgacacaTTCATGCATGACTATCAGCATTTGCATCATTCCTGAATCGCccgaatatttaattttacacaagTAGGCAATTAGAAGCTGGTACTCATATCACTAACTACGGAATTAAAAATAGGCGGATTCTTGtctattacaaaaaaaatttaccataaCGAGTGGTATGATCGTTTCGTTGCTGTCGTGGAAATTGCGCTGCATAATATTGACGAGAGTTAatgtctgaaaataaaatacattttaccACATAAGTCAAGGTTTGTTTGTCAAGCCTACAGTGTCGACTACGGTTAGTAGTCTGTCTTACCATTGATCCTACTATTGCTTGATGTGCGGGATCTGGATCTCCGATTTTGAGAATTGCAACAACTTCCGCTGTCACCTGAAATAGCACGAAATGAGGAAACTGACGTTTGCGGTACTATGTTTTTGTTTGTACATCAATTTAAATACACTCACGGACATTGTTAATGTTTATAGAAAAATCTTACTTACTACCTCCTCGTAGGGACACGCTTGACCTTTCTTCACAAGGATAAAAATCCTGTTCGCTTAGACACATGTCGACACAGTGTGTGTCTATGACTGGTTCCCTTTTTGGACAACAGGTGTACGGTGAACCTTCACAGGAAATAGAAGTAaggaaaatttaaagaaatttggGAATCAAATATTAGAAGTACTATTTGCCAGCGACATGATGTCATTGATGTACCTGGAGGTGGCATTGCTTCCCCTGGATCGAGtctgaaaatttacaaatcgaAAGATTATTGTCAGTAATTTGAATGCGAAATAAATCTGTCATAAAATTCATCCTACCAGACCAGTAGATAGATGAACTATTCATACATTTGCGTTAGTTTTTCACCGTGAAAATAAAACCAGTCTTGAgcatttgaaactttttctatGAACGTAAGGGTATATTATAGACGTACTTACGCACAAGGAGGAAGGTCCATCATCCGTTCAACACGCCGTCTAGTTTCCGAGATAGCGCATGGTCCGTGATTTTCGGCTTTCTTGAAAGTCTTGTCACTTATCCCATGTAGCAACGCATCTGCCTGAGACACGTCAAGATCGGTTGGCAGGTGAGCTGAAAATCAGAGTCCATGTGTGTACAGCGTCTTAGGATATTCTCACTTTATCATACGAAATACTCTGGGTTTATGAACTTTTCAGCTTTCGAAGAAACTCTTTTCAAATGTTTATAAATTGGAAATACTAACGAGACTCGTCAATCAGTCTTTCAAAGTAGCGACTTCTGCCCCATGTTGGTCGGGACTCGAAACCCGCGATCTCCTTCCGATATGACCTAGAATAtttgatggaaaataaaaattccaactCATATCACGTCGTTACAGCCTACCGAAACATAAAGAAATAGTATGCAATAGTTCGTAGATAGAAGGCAGCCTGTACATCATGGACTTTGAATACTGAACTCCATTGCAATTTTCGTGTTTAAAAGACTAACAACTAGTTAATGGAagttgaaaaagtaatttaaacgaaacttttcatcattttacGTTCAATAAACTATTAATTTGCTTATAGTTGTGTGATATGTGAAACATTAGACTAATGATTCCCTGATCTAAAGACGTGTTTATACTTCTAAAATAACAATTGAATGCATTTCTATACATACGGCGGTCTAGATTAAACGAACAGAGGACTGCACCCTATTTCAAAAGCAAACGTTACTAGAGAATCTTGTAAACTGTATCGAACATTTACTTACTGGTATGGGATTGGCGGGAATGGTACAAACTTAGGTGTTGGCCTTGAAATCCTCTCGCAGTCATTCGgttgttttttcttatttccagAACCAGCTTCCGCATTTTTAGGATCGACAAGTTCTTGGGAATTTTTATCAGCAGATTCCGGTAGCTGCTGCTGGGACGCCGGTTGTTGGGATGATGATAACGACGAAGAAGCCGGTTTGTCAGGCTTATTCTTTGAATGATAAGCCTCCTCGGCAAGTTTGCACGTGTCTTTAAAACAATCAGCGAAATGCTTGGGCTTCAGTTTCGCCTTCTTCGCCGAATTCGTACTGGCGTGTGACCACTTGGGCAGTGGCTCGATTGAAATAGCGTAGTAGCCGTGAAGCCcgaaatttggaatttcttGAACAGCCACAAACTGACAAAGATCACCTCCGACGGATGTGAATACCGGAGGATAAGCCAGCGCCGCTATTTTTCTCGGCTTGACTAAAGACAGCATTTCCGTAGCCTGACGAAGTTGgcaataaaatgtatatactGATTTCAACTCGAAgcatttttccttttttcatttcgcatttttttaatggatattcctaatttttaaataacgaaAACTAAGAGCTAAATGGACTCAGCGAAGTATCTCGATATTCCTCACAAATTATCGCATTTAACTACAATTGACCTGGGGACCTTGTAATTTGGAGGAAAAGCCTGCAGCGGTCCATCGGGTGGAgctttttcaaatattccagCGAGTTTGTTGCGCTGCATGACGAAGAGAAGAAGCTTAAGGTACTCGGTCCGCATGTTGGCTTCTGGTCCGTCAGATTCCATGTCGCGAAGTTTTTTCACCCATAGCGCGGCGATGCTTCGGTCTAATATCGAACAGAACCAACGCCACTTGCAATTTCAAGTTATCACGCATGGGTATTGCATACacgtattttcaaaatattttactttgtaAAAGTCAGGTGGCAATTGTATTTTACCTTTTGCATCTGGCAGGTTAAGTACCAAAGGTTTGgcgaattttaaataaaaactaaaGTCGTCCATGTCTCTAATTATTGATGTGCAGTGCAACGGCCATCTGCTACGCTCAATTTAAAAGAGGATACCTCTACACACGAtagtttacttttgaaaaacagTTCCCATGAAATATTGTATGGTTATAAAGCGCAAAAGTTAATGAAACAGAcgggtgaaaaattaacaatagaAAACAGCTTTGATATTCTACCTTGTTCGCTCTCGATCGTGCAGTCAAAAGATTCGTACGCGCATGATATTTAACAGACgtatttatcatatttttataattatttattcataccAAGCTATGATACCGGGACGCTTACAATTTGTCATATATGtagaaattttgattaaaGTGCTTTGTAAACGAGTGCAAGATTACACTAAAGCGGAAgactcttcttttcttctcggCTCTAATACCGAATTACTACTTGTAAGGTCCATCGATCATTAACGAAAACTATGACGTCCTACGATGAGTCACAATATTAGTTTAAATGTTCTGCCTACCCCTAAAACAAAGCTTCATACCTTTTTTGGACAGGTCCAACGTCGTCTTGACCTTCCTTATAGCTGTAACAGAATTTCAGGTACTTgggtgttttttctttttttgttttttgcttcACGTTTATTATCGATGCAAGCGGATAAGTTAATCCTAATAGATAAGCCATATTTTACCTTTGCGAAATGAAGAGCCACGTTTCGGAGAGGATGTAACTGACTTCAACAGATGCCCTTTCGACAGCTTTTGAAAAGCAAACGTCTCCTCGAGAGCTTCTAAAATGACAGTTGCATCAGAAACGTCCGAGAAGGCATCGTTTGGTTCGTACATATGATAAATGACTTTGCCAAGTTTCACCAAATCCGCAGTATCCTCGTTGCtatctgattgtgagtctCCACAGCTTGGTCCGCAACAATTACAACAAATATGTGTGAGACTACGCGTGAATTACAGCAAGACCaagtttttgtttaatttgttCAAGAACTCGCGATCCTGCTtctgaatatttatttcgacattgcttttaaattctttcaaaaaatttacagcagaggttgaaaaagttggtaaatcaaaaacttttcaagtaAGAAccagtcggttttttttttaatttaaggAGAGCTCAATACCAAAAGAATTGTACACTCTGCAAGAGGATACAATTTCCTTGGCACAgcgaaataatttcaagaaattcgtTATAGAATTTTATTCGCAGCCAAGCATTTCCTCAAGTTCGCCACTTTCGTATAATCTCTTGACATCATCGCCACCGCCAATAAACACGCCATTGACGAAAACCCTCGGGACAGATGTTCCCCCGGTTATGGTCCCCATGATTTCCTGAATATCTTCACCGTCGGCTCGCTTGTCCAATTCCAAAACGGTATACGGTTGGTCGAGgtcatcaaaaatatttttagcaGTCTCACAGTACGGGCAGTAAGTCTTGGAGAAGATTATCACCTGTGTATTGTAGATCAACTTCTCCACCATCGACCTCAATCCTATGTTGCAAGTGTCAGACAGTTTGCTTTTGGGTTTTTGTGTTGCgttcaaaacactttttacaGTCATTACTCATTGTCATTCTCGCAACAACTTAATTACTTAAATCACAAAGTTTACCCTGTAAATGGTTTTCATGCATATTACAATAAACGGTAGACTTTTCACTGGAAAAGCCCGCAGCAGAGTGCACTAAATTGAATCAGATTATGGAGTTCTTTTCTGAAGACGTCCGAATCTCTAAATTTCCGTTTCAGTTTATGTTACATGAATTTTGCGACAAAAATATTCACTGCCGTAATGACTATCATCAATCAGTATAAGGTTTTTTGATGTTAGAGTGATaatgaagattttttaatatacCTCCGTATCGCGATGCTTGGGGGACTTGTCTCGATGGTTGCATTTGCTGCGAATAATAATCAGAGCAATAATTCTGATCGTCTAATGACACACtgatattttctatttcctgaTCGTCATATCCCGCGAAATCATGAAACTCATCGTCTAATTGTAAGGAACagtgaaaagtttgaaacagTTCCAAGTGGTTTCGAAGATGTTACCAGAGAAGAACGTCTGCCTTGGTAATATTTATGATGACTTTTTTGGACAAACCATCGCCCCAAAAACTCGACGACTTGGTTCTTTCAAGAGCGGCCTGAATGAACCTCGGGGAATAACTTCCACGAGGATGTTCGTAATCTTCCGTCGATGCCAAATTCCTCATAACTCTTGTATCATATGCTGCAAGTGAACAAAGCATTAGCCTAGGTATTTTGAGTAATCGAAGATTAATTAGAATACCGATATCAACGTAAAGTAGACGTAAAGGAGTGCAGTTCAATTTGGGAGACGAAATTTAACATACCATTCCGATCCAGATAGCAATAATtatctttcaatttcaagCACGAATGTTGACCAGCAGCGACTGATTTCCCACTGGAATCGGGAATGAAGTATTGTTCGTAATTGCCTTGTCTGGGAAATCAGTTTGATAGTGATCATTTTGCACtaattaataaaatgtaattttttataaaaatgaaacaaaacagACCCTTCGCAGTGTTGTTCATCGAAGTCATAATTTTCAGATTCAGATTCGTCTAGAGGCGGTGAGAGACAAGATTTATTTCTGTGATCGTGAAAATCATTATAATTCAAAGCAATATATTCGTCATTGTTGTCAAATTCATCCTCTTCGATGTAGTCATCGCAACCTGCATACGAACAGCCGTTATTTCCTGCGTGCATTTTTGGACAAAGAGGATTTAATggactttcaaaaattcatttaatattttaaaatcataTGACTCTTGACATTGTGAAACACGGGCCACGAGAGCAGCCTCTCAAGTTGTTTCCACGGGAAACAAAGAAACGCGCAAATTCGGTGCAACAACATTTTGCTcgcattttcttttctatgaCTTCAAGTATAAAATCAAATATGCAATGAATACTACCTTTAGCTTTTAGTTAAAGAATTTATAGTCgaactcaaaaatttattttttaaatttccaatATGTAATGGAGTCCAGCGTAAAATGAGTCTAAATATTCTGTGATAgatttatttcttgtacgTATCACAGACCGACGTAGTATTATTATCTATATTTACATCAgtcggaagaaaaattatatcacaAGCTAAAAACTTTACTACGAAATTAGCTTAAGCCAAAGCACAATATCGTGCATTAGAATTATGAGATTCACGCATGTATTGacgtaataattatttagaGTCGGCACAGCTCATTCGCATACATTACTTaacgtgaaagaaaaacactTGCATGTCCTTGAACGCTAAGAACGTTGTCATTAAACAACTACAACTGTTCATACATAAATCACTTATAATATTAGAATGGAATTATAACTAAGATTGGGGAACAGCTAATCTTGGTGAAGCAAAGCGTACGAAACTTGCTTAAATGGTGGAAATCAggcaaaaatgaaagaaaagcttgtaattttttgtaccCATCACAAGCGGTCGGTATGCTCTTTGATGACGCATGATGTAAAGtgtgttttaattttcagcAATATTTGCTTTGCATaacttttaaataaattataaattgacaaGTTCAGTCTTTGCGAAAAAGCAGTACAGATGTCATTTCATTGTGTTTGAGTGTAGTACCAAAGTAAAATCGACAGTTCCATTGATTGAAAATCAGGTGAATGTTTATTATTGTAAGCCTGGGTAAGTTTAGATTTTCGGATGCAACTTTGGAACAGCGGGAAATTTTCGGATTTCAGCGTGAAATTCAAGATCCgaaagtttttgaattttggcGGGAAATTTCCGGATCTCAGCAGGAAATTCAAGTTTCgaaagtttttgaattttggcGGGAAATTCGAAATCCGAAAATTTCCCGCTGTCCCAAAATTGCACCCCTAGTTCAAAGTTAACCCTGTTTACGGTATCCTTTCGTTTGTATTTCCGTGGTACGAGAGCTCGTtcaaaggaaagaaaaatacgcgAGGCGTAAATGCGGGCCCGGACTGTTTGTACGTTCGCTCCTGAGAATACAGTCACAATGGATAGATACTGGGTATGTGGGGACACCAGTGTCAGTGGGAGGGGGCAACCTGTTGCTCTCCCCCACGGTCGAACTTGGACTCATCTTGTTTAAATCTCCGACGGTTGGGTTCAGTAAACGCTGAACGTGAAACGAACGGCGTGTGACGCGAGAGTGAGAGCGAGTGAGAGTGGCGTCTTtgtgtttgtatttttttggTCGATATTTGGCGTATGATAACATAAAAAAGATGAGTGATTCGGGTGAGACTTTAAAGTACAAATGGACACCTGACAGCACGACGTTGTTGGTGTCGGTTTGGACGGACAAGCAGGTGCAAAAGCAGCTTGAATACGCGACGAAGCCGCAATTGATTTGGGATAGCGTCGCTCGTTACATGCAGAAGAAAGGCTACAACGTCTCAGGCAAACAATGCCGATCCAGAATGAAACAGGTCCTCGTTTGCTACCGGGAAGCAAAAAAAACCGGGACTCGCGCTGGCGTTGAACAGTATTACGAATCCATCGAC includes the following:
- the LOC124219037 gene encoding uncharacterized protein — protein: MLSLVKPRKIAALAYPPVFTSVGGDLCQFVAVQEIPNFGLHGYYAISIEPLPKWSHASTNSAKKAKLKPKHFADCFKDTCKLAEEAYHSKNKPDKPASSSLSSSQQPASQQQLPESADKNSQELVDPKNAEAGSGNKKKQPNDCERISRPTPKFVPFPPIPYQSYRKEIAGFESRPTWGRSRYFERLIDESPHLPTDLDVSQADALLHGISDKTFKKAENHGPCAISETRRRVERMMDLPPCALDPGEAMPPPGSPYTCCPKREPVIDTHCVDMCLSEQDFYPCEERSSVSLRGGSDSGSCCNSQNRRSRSRTSSNSRINDINSRQYYAAQFPRQQRNDHTTRYGSINDDTDGTLDVDTSIQNITTTSRYLDPEKSGNFKWLEDMEHVTFSDPTEMSFTGSDSRARMRSFSSNTTMNGGSPDFDEEPPINEELHPEELMPRAAERMHSSKLHHSQRSSSPPGRSSSCYPNNRSYSHDSWEQQTGLSHINEDIEPSIAVVRRRYAKSREASNRRPEIHEKTYRWKEIVDETEPSRNESLCSKDVNRMSSFDPEYLDYIEAVRSDRDYCCEDEDEEIEKPRYSNRISGPAMDRDMLQYSKKLMRPPKPPPSSGRVIMPLSKQSQRKQRILEMEETDSPDVNVDEDE
- the LOC124218790 gene encoding uncharacterized protein, with translation MHAGNNGCSYAGCDDYIEEDEFDNNDEYIALNYNDFHDHRNKSCLSPPLDESESENYDFDEQHCEGQGNYEQYFIPDSSGKSVAAGQHSCLKLKDNYCYLDRNAYDTRVMRNLASTEDYEHPRGSYSPRFIQAALERTKSSSFWGDGLSKKVIINITKADVLLW
- the LOC124218548 gene encoding uncharacterized protein, giving the protein MTVKSVLNATQKPKSKLSDTCNIGLRSMVEKLIYNTQVIIFSKTYCPYCETAKNIFDDLDQPYTVLELDKRADGEDIQEIMGTITGGTSVPRVFVNGVFIGGGDDVKRLYESGELEEMLGCE